The following is a genomic window from Deltaproteobacteria bacterium.
ATGTTTTCCGGGGGACTGCTTTTTTGCAAAAAGCCGTCCCCCGAACCCCCTGCGAAAAATCTTGAGCACGCGCCGCTCCGCCGTAGGCGGTGCGGCCACGCCTAAAAGATTTGAAGGAAGTCTGAGGGAAACTTTTCAAAGTTTCCCTCAGTAATACGCTCACTTTATAATCAAACTATTGAAATCCATACGCCAGAAGAGGTTGTTCGGATCTTCGGGAATCGGGAGCAGGCGGAGAACAAACTCGAATTGGAGGCCCTGGAACTCGGCGCAGGGAACGGGTATGCTCGCATCGTCGGCCACGGGAAGGCACAGCGAGTCCGTGGGCGATTCGAGGATAGTGAGCGAGCCGAAATTCATCATCCAAATGAGGTCGTCGGGGAAGGTCGGATTCGGGGCAAAGTCCAGGGTAAACGAAAAAAACGCGCCCTGGAATTGGGCGCAGGCGATGGGAAGGCCTACCGTGTCCGTCACCTGAACGCAGGGGACGCCGGAGCCGGGCGTGTAGTCCACCGCCAGCATGGGCCGGGTCGAGGCGTTGGGATTTTGAAGGCTGTTGAACCGCTTGGCGCTGCGCACGTTGATGTTTTCGGTACCGAGGACGATCCAGCCGAAGTTCGTCGAGGGGTCATCCAGCCACGCCTGGACGTCCGCGACCATTGCGGAGGTGGAACCCCAATCGTATTCGCCGTTCCCTCCGACGGGAGTGGAAGCGCTTTCGGCGGGGTCAAAGTCTCCTCCGGGCGTTGTCCAGAGGCCGGCGGGGAAAAAGGTGTGCAACCAGGTGGCGTCCCCTTCGGCGGCGTTGGCGCCAATGCCTTCTCCCAATGGAGCGTCGGAAGCTCCTTCACCCCAGTCCGAGAGCAGTCTATGGAGGCGGATTGGGACTTCGCCTACTCCCCCCGGCGTATTGGACATGGTCATGACCAGCGAAACGCTGTTGATGACGGATCCTTGCGGCAGGCGTGCGGCGATGTCAAAAGCGATCAGGCCCCGCCGGACGGACCGGCTCCCCGTGACGCCGGCGAAGAAGTAATCGCCGGCTCCGTTGCTCAGACTTCCGTCAGTGGTTTGGATCAGCATGTTGTCCTTGACGGGTTCCATGAGGACGACATCGGCCCGGGCCGTTCCTCCGAGGACGACCATTCCCAAAAAAATCACCAGTCCTATGCTTTTTTTCATGAGAATTCCCCTTGGTATGCTGTTTCGATCCGGAAACCGGCGCTCCGCCGTCGGGATGGCTTCAGAACTTAGAAAACAACATAAGAACGATGAATCCATTCGGAAAGGGCGTGTCGAAGGTTTTTTCAGTGTGACGGAAGCGTTCGGGAAGGAAAATAAGACATCCAAATTCCTTGTTGAAACCGTGCCGTTGGGGTATCCTTGACAGGGCCATAGGAACGCTTCACATACGAAGATGTGAAATTGGTTTGCTCATTCGGCTGTTTTTCAAGCGCATGGCGACAAGACGGCGCCAAGCAGCGAGCATGTATGAGGGATCGGGCATGAGCAGCAAAGTGCTTTTCGTGGACGATGAGCCGCATGTGACGGAGGCGCTGAAACGGGCGCTTCGGAAGGAGCCTTACGAGGTGTTGAGCGCCGGCTCCGCCCGTGACGCTTTGAGGGTCCTCTCCGAACAACCCATCGACGTCGTTGTTTCCGACGAACGGATGCCGGGCATGTCCGGGTCGGAGTTTCTGGCCCAGGTGGCGGATGCGTATCCGGACACCATCCGAATCATACTCACGGGCCACGCCACCATGGAAACAGCGGTACGCGCCATCAATGAAGGACGGGTATATCGGTTCATGACCAAACCGGTCAACGAAATGGACCTGGTGGTGACCATACGCAGGGCCCTGCAGCACAAGGAGGTCATGATCAAGGCGGCCAAGCTCGAAAAGATTGCCCGGCAGCAGCGTACGGCCCTGGAGGACCTCGAGAGGCGATATCCGGGCATCACGAGCATCAAGACGGACGCCAAAGGGACCATTGTTCTGGACGACGAGGGATAAGGCGGTGGGGCAACGCCCGGAAA
Proteins encoded in this region:
- a CDS encoding DNRLRE domain-containing protein, which translates into the protein MKKSIGLVIFLGMVVLGGTARADVVLMEPVKDNMLIQTTDGSLSNGAGDYFFAGVTGSRSVRRGLIAFDIAARLPQGSVINSVSLVMTMSNTPGGVGEVPIRLHRLLSDWGEGASDAPLGEGIGANAAEGDATWLHTFFPAGLWTTPGGDFDPAESASTPVGGNGEYDWGSTSAMVADVQAWLDDPSTNFGWIVLGTENINVRSAKRFNSLQNPNASTRPMLAVDYTPGSGVPCVQVTDTVGLPIACAQFQGAFFSFTLDFAPNPTFPDDLIWMMNFGSLTILESPTDSLCLPVADDASIPVPCAEFQGLQFEFVLRLLPIPEDPNNLFWRMDFNSLIIK
- a CDS encoding response regulator; translation: MSSKVLFVDDEPHVTEALKRALRKEPYEVLSAGSARDALRVLSEQPIDVVVSDERMPGMSGSEFLAQVADAYPDTIRIILTGHATMETAVRAINEGRVYRFMTKPVNEMDLVVTIRRALQHKEVMIKAAKLEKIARQQRTALEDLERRYPGITSIKTDAKGTIVLDDEG